The Mytilus trossulus isolate FHL-02 chromosome 3, PNRI_Mtr1.1.1.hap1, whole genome shotgun sequence genome contains a region encoding:
- the LOC134710496 gene encoding serine--tRNA ligase, mitochondrial-like, whose product MASFGLRVLCQKCSCHQLNRIKGSKHLSSITYSQRLVQKKKQNQNQGVSPWNSPLVIKTPEYDWSFLCDTNNLSQIKDNIEKRKGVGDIEKLQATWKQLQDETSDSRKQELTNDLNKLAADIPNTSSHLSPVGDESEANLLETHGEKKEFSFKPKSCIQVGSNLGVLRTEYVSLTTGTSTYYFIGDLAQLEQALVQYTLQHLISKGFSVVSVPDIIHPAVIEGCGFKTTGEKTQVYKLNDQDLCLAGTGEMPLAGYFINETLNYNELPKKICTVSRCFRAETSNIEIERGIYRVHQFTKVEMFGVTSASPEESRKLMEEFMSIQKELFIGLGLHFRVLEMPTQELGAPAHRKIDMEAWMPSKEFWGEISSTSDCTDFQSRHLSIMYSDEQDNILHTFSVNGTACAVPRLIMNILETNQTADGDVLIPTVLQPYMDGKEKLTKIDKKIKFIPANKLHRMIQK is encoded by the exons ACTGGtgcagaaaaagaaacaaaaccaAAACCAAGGAGTCAGCCCATGGAATTCACCTTTAGTTATAAAAACGCCAGAATATGATTGGAGTTTTCTTTGTGACACAAATAATCTGTCACAAATAAAGgataatatagaaaaaaggaAAGGAGTAGGTGACATAGAAAAATTG CAAGCCACATGGAAACAGCTTCAAGATGAAACTTCA GACAGTAGAAAACAAGAGCTTACCAATGATCTGAACAAGTTAGCAGCAGATATACCAAATACAAGTTCACATTTGTCA ccAGTTGGAGATGAATCTGAAGCAAATCTTTTAGAAACACATGGTGAAAAGAAAG AGTTTTCTTTCAAACCCAAGTCTTGTATTCAAGTCGGAAGCAATTTAGGAGTACTCAGGACAGA ATATGTATCATTAACCACAGGAACAAGTACTTATTATTTCATTGGAGATTTAGCTCAACTAGAGCAAGCATTAGTTCAGTACACATTACAGCATCTTATATCAAAGGGTTTTAGTGTGGTCTCTGTGCCTGATATTATACATCCTGCAGTCATT gAAGGTTGTGGATTTAAAACAACAGGGGAGAAAACCCAAGTCTACAAACTAAATGACCAGGATCTTTGTTTAGCTGGTACTGGGGAAATGCCTTTAGCAG GATATTTCATCAATGAAACATTGAATTACAATGAATTGCCTAAAAA aatatgtaCTGTGAGTCGATGTTTTCGTGCTGAAACATCAAATATAGAAATAGAGAGGGGAATCTATAGAGTTCATCAGTTCACAAAg GTAGAAATGTTTGGTGTAACTAGTGCCTCTCCAGAAGAGAGTAGAAAACTCATGGAAGAATTTATGTCCATTCAGAAAGAATTGTTTATTGGTCTTGGGCTTCACTTCAG GGTTCTGGAAATGCCAACACAAGAATTAGGAGCACCAGCACACAGAAAAATTGACATGGAAGCATGGATGCCAAGTAAAGAATTCTGGGGAGAG ATTTCCAGTACCTCTGACTGCACTGACTTTCAAAGTCGACACCTCTCCATAATGTATTCTGATGAACAGGACAATATTTTGCATACTTTTTCA gtGAATGGAACTGCCTGTGCTGTACCAAGATTGATAATGAATATATTGGAAACAAATCAAACTGCA GATGGAGATGTTCTCATTCCAACAGTATTACAGCCTTATATGGATGGGaaagaaaaactgacaaaaatagacaaaaaaataaaattcataccAGCTAATAAGTTACACAGgatgatacaaaaataa
- the LOC134709279 gene encoding collagen alpha-1(X) chain-like, whose product MMNFNICVLSICLLMTLVLHQEVDAGSCPKLEGKILDNLLDMMVAIKSGSSTPPKLGGSSEKDRPAFTATLKSHLSLSNGVAVKFDTVLLNRGQGYSPKTGIFTATKTGLYQISATVMSNNGDSLHCCISKNGKNLMNIYGPKIHGGTETANPVLELEKGDQVSVKGVSSTKIYGEHFSYFSAVYISQ is encoded by the exons atgatgaattttaatATATGTGTATTAAGCATCTGTCTGTTGATGACTTTGGTGTTGCATCAAGAAGTGGATGCTGGATCATGCCCAAAACTTG aAGGCAAGATTCTTGACAACTTACTGGATATGATGGTTGCCATTAAATCTGGATCATCAACACCACCAAAATTAG GTGGAAGTAGTGAAAAAGATAGACCTGCTTTTACAGCAACACTAAAAAGCCATTTAAGTCTTTCTAATGGTGTTGCAGTTAAATTTGATACAGTACTTTTGAATCGTGGTCAAGGATACAGTCCAAAAACAGGAATATTCACAGCAACAAAGACAGGACTATATCAAATTTCTGCAACAGTCATGTCCAATAATGGAGATAGTTTACATTGCTGTATCagtaaaaatggaaaaaatcttATGAACATATACGGTCCAAAGATCCACGGAGGAACTGAAACTGCCAACCCTGTGCTAGAACTTGAAAAAGGAGATCAAGTTTCTGTGAAAGGTGTTTCTTCCACCAAAATATATGGTGAACACTTCTCATATTTCTCAGCAGTTTATATATCTCAGTGA